A window of Macrotis lagotis isolate mMagLag1 chromosome 1, bilby.v1.9.chrom.fasta, whole genome shotgun sequence genomic DNA:
atgggattaagtggcttgcccaaggccacacagccaggtaattattaagtgtctgagtctgcatttgaacttaggtcttcctgacgccagggccgttgctctatccactgcagcacctagcagCCGCatggttttaatttttagaaCACAGAGGTTACAAAGTCTCAACCTCCAATAACTAATTTCAATGTATCAAAGGTCCTGACATCCCCAAGAGGAAGACTGACGTTTCTGGAGGTCTGGGCAGGCTGGGCAGTGCCCAGCATCCTGGGGCTGGGTGGAGCCACCCCTCCCAGCCTGGCAGGTGCCACCTCCTGGCGCCGGTGTGCCCGACCTTCAGCCCCATCCTAGGGGGAGGACGAGCCACCTTATCTTTTCCTGTCCTGCCTTTGGATAGTGCAAGCCCTGCGGTCCTAGGCCGCAGCTTTGGCGGCCTGGCTGTCTACACAGCAAGCCCTGAGCAATCTGGAAGCTTAGAGCAATGCGAATAAACGCGTGTGTTTTGCCCTTAAGGGCGAGGACAAGCTCTCAAGGTTAACACCTTTAATCTATCATCTTTAAGGCCCAAACTCGCAGAGGAGCCCCTCCTCTGAGGGAAGCCAATTAGATTGAAATAGTTACCAACATGTTAGACAAAATCCACAGTCCTCGGGTTTAAGAGCCCTTCGTGCCAGGCCCTTAGGACGCCGCCGGGTAGCTGGcgggctgcctcagtttccctgtgaAGAATGGGGTGAGGCGGGGTTGGGGGCGGGGCCAGGCGGTCTTTAATTGGTGCTTATTGGCCCCGGACCATTTACTCCACGTGTCGCGGGTGATTGTCCGGTGGCTGGCCCGGGGGGCAGAGGAGGCCCGGGGCCGCCGGTGCGGTGACGTGTCGCGGTCCCGATCGCATCCCCGGCGGGAGGGGACAAAGGCCGCGGCTCGGGGCTCTCCAGCCCGGGGTCCGCCATCAGGGGGGCGCCTCCAGGCCTTGACGGACAGCTGGCCCGGGCGGGGCATGCCGGGAGACGGCGGCggagggaggaggggggggaCTGTAGGCGGAGGCGCCGCAATGCGCGCCGGGTAACGTGCCCCCCTTTCCCCGCCCGCGCCGAATTCCCGGCCTGTGAGTCAGAGAGAGCGGCCCGAGTGACGCGCGCCGCAGCCAATCGCGACGCGCAGAGGCGGCGGGGGCCGAGCGGCGGGGGCCAATGGAGTCCTCGGGGGCGGGCGGGCGCAGGGAGGCGCCGCCGGGCGGGGGCCAGAAGCACGAAGAAGACTCAagatggcggcggcggcggcagctgCGGGAGCCCCGGCCGtggcggcggccgcggcgggcGCCGGGGCCGGCGGAGCGGCGTCGGCGGCcggctcgggctcgggctcgggcggcggggccggcggggcggcggcggcggcggcggcggcggcggggccgggcggcTCGGGCCCGGGCGTGCTGATCGGGGATCGGCTCTACTCGGGCGTGCTCATCACGCTGGAGAACTGCCTGCTCCCCGACGACAAGCTGCGCTTCACGCCCTCCATGTCGAGCGGCCTGGACCCCGACACCGAGACCGGCCTGCGCGTCGTGGGCTGCGAGCTGATCCAGGCGGCCGGCATCCTGCTGCGCCTGCCGCAGGTCCGGACGGGGCCcggcgggggaggggcgcgggggggccgcggcggggggggggggccgagGCTGAGGTAACCGCCGCCGCGCCCGGCCGCCAGCGCGCAGGCGCGGGAGCGGGGGGAGGGGAGCGAGGCGGCCGGCCCGCTCCTTTGTTCCCGGCGCCGCCCGGGACAAAGCCGGGCGcggggcccggggggcggggggagggcgCCTCCTCTCCGAGCTGCGCGGCCTTTATGGGGGGGGCACAGGAGTTTTCTGTGGTCTCCACTGATCTCtttatgagcctcagtttactctgGTGTAAAGTAACCGGTTGGCACGGGGTGACCTTAGAGCTCCCCCCTTGTCTGAGTGCCTGAACCCAGAACGGCCCCCCCCAAAAAGAGGGGGAACACTTAATGAGGGCCCTGAGAAAGTTGACAGCAgactcaaaaagaaagaaatgaggccaACAAAAAACTGAGGGCGAGACtgggtgaaaggagggagagcaCCAGGAGGGCTTCTGTGGTGTCTGTCTCCCCAGGAGAAGTCTTTTTCACAAGCACTATGCTAATGTGACGGTTTCTTAGGGGCCCTGGTAACACACTAAAGGATCTTTGGTTCTATTGGCtgatgaattcatttttaataccTGGAGAAAATCGGCCGTTTTGAAAGCCACCATAACAAACAGAAACCATCTTAACTGTGGTTAGGCTGAGATTCTGAGAAATACTGCTGGAGACCCTTTTTCAAGGAGGGTGTAGCTTGTTCAGTGTAGATGACTTCCTGAGCAATATGGGGGCCTAGAAACTCTGGATAtaggaaaacaaaactaaaaccagGCCCTTAGTCATGAATAATAATGGGTTTTCCCCAGCTGTCCCCAGCTGTCCTCAGCTGCCAGTATTGTGCAAGTGGACCCATGGAGGATTGCTCAAGTGCCTTCCTCCTTTGCCACCTCCCCCTCCCAGCTTGTTGCTTTCCTTTCTGTATTCACCCCAGGTTTAAGATTTCTGTTTTCATGTTTTGCTGGAATTTACTCACAGGGCTTTTTCTTGTACAGCCTTGGAACTATATATTTTAGCACAAGGCTATTTAGCAATAGGATTTGTTTCTTTGTCTACCTGTTTTGAGGCATTTGTTGCATTCTGATTGTTGAGAAGTAGTAGTAGATCACTTACATGGGCAGGAAAAGCCTAAAGCTTTTCTAACCTCTTGAATACAGTCTCTCATTTGagatccaatctttttttttaaactgagttgATTTGGCAAATCCTGAACagtactttgaaaaataaaatcttcatttcttttgcctttctaggTGGCCATGGCTACAGGGCAGGTGTTGTTTCAGCGATTCTTTTATACCAAATCCTTTGTGAAGCATTCCATGGAAGTAAGTTGAACCTTTCCCAAACCCTTACTTATTTCTATTTCAACCTAAACACATCAGATTTTTAGTTTTTGAAGCTTAACTAcaccctttgctttttttttttttggtcttaattACAAGGTGTCttcaattattaattatttttgcttcatTATGTTTGATAAGCCATGTAAGTTGTAAAGCGCTGCTTATCTTACAGGTTGTTCTGTTACTTGTATTTACCTGCCATTTTCTCTTATTAGCCCTCCTTAAGCTGATGGAGGCGAACACAGTTCCAGATTTGAGCAAAACATCAGTATGTTGCAATACTTATATTTCAGCATGTATCAATGGCCTGTGTTCATCTGGCCTCCAAAATAGAAGAGGCTCCAAGACGGATAAGGGACGTAATTAATGTGTTTCATCGACTTCGGCATTTGAGGGAGAAAAAGTAAGTATCCTTGGTATTTTTTTGAGTATACTCATTAGAACCCTAGTTTTATAAAATTAGATGGGCTTTAGAGGTCATCTGGAGTCATATGTCCCAATATGTCCATAGAGATGAAGAGGGCTTGCACAAGGTCAGGCAGAGTAAAgtagggatttgaacccagataatATACTTTGGCGACAATGTAATTGTTAAACTAAACCATATTTGTTGGGTTTTGTTTCCCTTGACATCTCCTTTGACTTTTGGGGAACTATATCTTGTGACTAGTTGAAAAGATAGTCTGATATTCTTAGCTAAGTACTTTGTGATCTTTAGGTGGATGAAAACCCTTTTCAGAATGTAGTAAATTCATTAATTGATGCAGATTATCTGTCTTCCATTCACTGAACATTTCAGAAGTTCTCATGCTGTTAGGTTATTAGTGACACAAGTTAAATCAGCCAACATTTCTCAGTGTCTTTGTGCCCAAACTATTGAAATTACAACCTGATTTGTTGGTATATGCAAGGAAGAGGAAAACCAATAAGAATGAGAGGTTATGTTAAACAATAAGGGATGAAAGAGAGTTGTTTATATTCTTAGGGGAAAAGAGATTAATCTGACATTGTGTCCTGGATATGATTGCAGTATAAATATATGATGCCATCTAcctattctatatatattttagatatgccCAATGGtggttttaatttttccatttgactctgGGGGATTTATTGTAGGAAACCTGTACCTCTGCTCTTGGATCAAGATTATGTTAATTTGAAGAACCAAATTATAAAGGCTGAGAGAAGAGTTTTGAAAGAGTTGGGGTTCTGTGTCCATGTAAAGCACCCTCATAAGGTTGGTATATTTACTTGCAATGGAAGAGGTTCCTGGAACAGTCCATGTTCCCATTAGACTCTATTTGAATCAGCAACTCATGATCTACTTTGTGACATTTAGCTAAGAAATAAATCACATTTGTCCTCTCACCAATGAATGAAGACACAGTAGAGGTGGTTTGATTAGGTTTTCCAGTTTCTAGTAGCAATAGCATAGTAATTCTAGATTTCTAAAGATTACCAAATAGATGGCTCTACTGAAAAATGGACACTAAGGGCTCTACTGAAAAATGGACACTAACTTCTGTGAAGTTAAAAGCATTTTTGTTTATCCTCCTTTGTTGTCATTGCTGCGGATTTTCTAAAACTGATTTAgtgatcctctttttttttcccctgccttGAATTGCCAGAGTTCAAGAGCCCTTTTCTCTAATAGTGGAGTAAATCCAATTGTGTCAGCTACAGGAGCATGGCTCATCCGCTTGAGTATTCTTCTACCCTCAATGATGggagaatttttttcctcctgtgaTTAAACATGGCTCAGATTAGACATTTAACCTTGATAATTGTAGTATTCCTTACCTAGATCTACtggttttagatttttaaaaaatgcctgtTGATTTTCACTGGAGGTAGTTCTTACTGTTACTGTGCAAAATAACATTGGAGATGTTAAGAAATTGAGAGCAGAAATTTGATTAGAATTGCTTAAATGTGGAAGTGAAGCATGCTTAGTAGGGTTCAGCTTCACCCCAACTTGAGCCATCCTGGTGCACTGCAAAGCAGGGAGTGTGTATCATTCAGCAAATGCTCAGCATCCAACAAGGCTTTCTATCTGTCTGGATATACCATCATGAGGCCACTCCTTGAAAATCTAGCATGATGATCTCATTTGCTGCATGGTTAACCCTATAAACTAAATTCTTGGATTTAAAGATTCTTGGTAATAACTGAATGACCCATATCTTCCAGATAATCGTTATGTACCTTCAGGTGTTAGAATGTGAACGTAATCAACACCTGGTCCAGACATCATggtaagttgattttttttgttttaagagacCAGCAAGGGCAGTGGCAGAAATATGTTGGTTTGAGGCACTTTGGGCAGTGGGTAGTCTATCCCATGACTTTGTTGTGGGCTCCACAGTTGTCTGAAGTGCCCCAGTCTGCTGTATAGATTTCGATCAGCTTCTTAAAATTTCAGGCACTGTCTTAATGGTAAGGTAGTGtatatctcccccccccctccctgTTTTCTCCCCatcttccattgctttcccttcctcTGAGTGAAAGGGTTCAACTGGTCTTTCCTTTAGGCAAAGTACATAAGGAAGTCCTTAgtaaccccccccacccccaattgaCTTGGAGCACTGGACATAGTGCAGGGATATCAGAGACACTAAGGAGACCCAGGGTAGTGGCTTAACATCTATGACAAAACTTTTCCTGTCTGCTTCTCTAATAAAACCCtgtgggaggaaggagagggatgGCAGAATTTCCTAAAATTCCAGGTGTTGATTTTTAGTAATGG
This region includes:
- the CCNL2 gene encoding cyclin-L2 isoform X5; this translates as MAAAAAAAGAPAVAAAAAGAGAGGAASAAGSGSGSGGGAGGAAAAAAAAAGPGGSGPGVLIGDRLYSGVLITLENCLLPDDKLRFTPSMSSGLDPDTETGLRVVGCELIQAAGILLRLPQVAMATGQVLFQRFFYTKSFVKHSMEHVSMACVHLASKIEEAPRRIRDVINVFHRLRHLREKKKPVPLLLDQDYVNLKNQIIKAERRVLKELGFCVHVKHPHKIIVMYLQVLECERNQHLVQTSWVASEGK